A window of Microcystis aeruginosa FD4 contains these coding sequences:
- a CDS encoding DALR anticodon-binding domain-containing protein has protein sequence MNFIYNHPSIEHCLKQQLINIFPENNHKLTFYRCLKTDSILYRSPLFYYFTPAQCQTIFNHLITFFPQIQLKEGWLELLLDQQFLSFWLLKLNDLIDKFFSDQLPLHPEGEFFFLFQYTHARYSSLLQLLNREKISLTEPELLSWHHPAEIALILQILTVCDCWEGQKLYPLTANFCEAMLNFERNCRIIGESAPIQRSRLILISVSQKLLNRLLRQKWQLLPMTEL, from the coding sequence ATGAATTTTATCTACAATCACCCCTCGATCGAGCATTGTTTAAAACAACAATTAATTAATATTTTTCCAGAAAACAACCATAAATTAACTTTCTATCGTTGCCTAAAAACTGATAGTATCCTCTATCGTTCACCTCTGTTTTATTATTTTACGCCCGCTCAATGTCAAACCATATTTAACCATTTAATCACCTTTTTTCCACAAATTCAGCTTAAGGAAGGATGGCTAGAATTATTATTAGATCAGCAATTTTTGTCCTTTTGGTTACTGAAACTAAATGATTTAATCGATAAATTTTTCTCCGATCAGCTTCCTCTCCATCCCGAAGGAGAATTTTTCTTTTTATTTCAATACACCCACGCTCGCTATTCTAGTTTGTTACAACTGCTCAATCGGGAAAAAATTAGTTTAACCGAGCCAGAACTATTATCATGGCATCATCCCGCCGAAATAGCCTTAATACTGCAAATTTTAACCGTTTGTGATTGTTGGGAAGGCCAGAAACTCTATCCCCTAACCGCAAATTTTTGCGAGGCAATGCTCAATTTTGAGCGTAACTGTCGCATTATCGGAGAATCAGCCCCAATTCAGCGATCGAGATTAATCCTGATTAGCGTCAGTCAAAAACTACTTAACCGTCTCCTTCGCCAAAAATGGCAACTGCTGCCGATGACGGAACTATAA